In one Niveibacterium umoris genomic region, the following are encoded:
- a CDS encoding gamma-butyrobetaine hydroxylase-like domain-containing protein, producing the protein MSGLDADTPIPTDIRLHQRSRLLEITFSDGERFELPCEYLRVYSPSAEVRGHGEGQEVLQTGKREVNISAIEPVGHYAVKLVFTDGHDSGLYTWDYLYQLGARHEPLWAEYLRRLEDAGANRDSETPAAPKGGCGTGACGSH; encoded by the coding sequence ATGTCCGGACTCGACGCCGACACCCCCATCCCGACCGACATCCGCTTACACCAGCGCTCGCGCCTGCTCGAGATCACCTTCTCCGACGGTGAGCGTTTCGAGCTGCCCTGCGAGTACCTGCGCGTCTATTCGCCGTCGGCCGAAGTGCGCGGCCACGGCGAAGGCCAGGAAGTGCTGCAGACCGGCAAGCGCGAGGTGAACATCAGCGCGATCGAGCCGGTCGGCCACTATGCGGTGAAGCTGGTGTTCACCGACGGGCACGACAGCGGGCTCTATACCTGGGACTACCTGTACCAGCTGGGCGCGCGGCACGAGCCGCTGTGGGCCGAATACCTGCGCCGGCTCGAAGATGCCGGCGCCAACCGTGATAGCGAAACCCCCGCCGCGCCCAAGGGCGGCTGCGGCACCGGCGCCTGTGGCAGCCACTGA
- a CDS encoding ferric reductase-like transmembrane domain-containing protein, with translation MKRIVSGLGALALGVWALTPGAGGLVDGAGFWQWRREAVLLSGLVGLLAMSAAILLATRPRWLERPLGGLDKAYALHKWLGITAGVALGLHWFAENGARWLVQLGWVMRRARGGPHGPDSALIDFAKESGEWAFYVMLALLVVALVQRIPYRYFRWVHKALAVVFLFGTFHALMLAPDAWYAGAAGWLVIAAATVGGVGALWSLTGRIGRARTLHGRVAAVTVHGGGLVDLRLELPAPGLIAKAGQFAFLQFDAREGPHPFTIASADDPCRPRFVIKPLGDYTATLGRSLAAGRMAKVEGPYGCFDFDAAGERELWIAGGIGITPFLARLDALIAQGGSRRPVDFWYCTRNAGDAAFPDGLEARCAKAGVRLHRVVAELDGLLDAARLAREAGTLRGGQVWFCGPAGFARSLRRQLEGLGLPRQAFHSERFAMR, from the coding sequence ATGAAACGCATCGTGTCTGGACTCGGCGCGCTGGCGCTGGGTGTGTGGGCGCTGACGCCGGGCGCGGGTGGCCTGGTGGACGGCGCCGGGTTCTGGCAATGGCGCCGCGAGGCGGTGCTGCTGAGCGGACTGGTCGGCCTGCTGGCGATGAGCGCCGCGATCCTGCTGGCAACGCGCCCGCGCTGGCTCGAACGTCCGCTCGGCGGGCTCGACAAGGCTTACGCGCTGCACAAGTGGCTCGGCATCACCGCCGGTGTCGCGCTCGGCCTGCACTGGTTCGCCGAGAACGGCGCGCGCTGGCTGGTACAGCTGGGCTGGGTGATGCGGCGCGCACGCGGCGGCCCGCATGGCCCGGACAGCGCCCTGATCGACTTCGCCAAGGAAAGCGGCGAATGGGCCTTCTACGTGATGCTGGCGCTGCTCGTGGTCGCATTGGTGCAGCGCATTCCGTACCGTTACTTCCGCTGGGTGCACAAGGCCCTGGCGGTGGTGTTCCTGTTCGGCACCTTCCATGCGCTGATGCTGGCGCCGGACGCCTGGTATGCCGGTGCGGCGGGTTGGCTGGTGATCGCGGCAGCGACGGTGGGTGGCGTGGGTGCGCTGTGGTCGCTGACCGGGCGCATCGGCCGGGCGCGCACCCTGCACGGTCGCGTCGCGGCCGTCACGGTGCACGGCGGCGGCCTGGTGGACCTGCGGCTCGAGCTGCCCGCACCGGGCCTGATCGCCAAGGCCGGCCAGTTTGCCTTCCTGCAGTTCGACGCGCGCGAAGGCCCGCACCCCTTCACGATCGCCTCGGCCGACGACCCGTGTCGCCCGCGTTTTGTCATCAAACCGCTCGGCGACTACACCGCCACCCTCGGCCGCAGCCTCGCGGCGGGGCGCATGGCGAAGGTGGAAGGGCCCTACGGCTGCTTCGATTTCGATGCGGCGGGCGAACGCGAACTGTGGATCGCCGGCGGAATCGGCATCACGCCCTTCCTCGCGCGGCTCGACGCACTGATCGCGCAAGGTGGCAGTCGCCGCCCGGTGGACTTCTGGTACTGCACCCGCAACGCCGGCGATGCGGCCTTCCCGGATGGGCTCGAAGCGCGTTGCGCGAAAGCCGGCGTGCGCCTGCACCGTGTCGTGGCCGAACTCGACGGCTTGCTCGATGCAGCGCGTCTGGCGCGGGAAGCCGGCACGTTGCGCGGTGGCCAGGTCTGGTTCTGCGGGCCGGCCGGATTCGCCCGCAGCCTGCGCCGCCAGCTCGAAGGCCTTGGGCTTCCGCGCCAAGCCTTCCACAGCGAACGGTTTGCCATGCGCTGA
- the ubiE gene encoding bifunctional demethylmenaquinone methyltransferase/2-methoxy-6-polyprenyl-1,4-benzoquinol methylase UbiE encodes MSDKTTHFGYETVKEEEKAKKVAGVFTSVAQKYDVMNDLMSMGMHRLWKKFTIDIANVRPGERVLDVAGGTADLSLAFAKRVGDSGQVWLTDINHAMLSVGRDRVLDKGFSLPTAQCDAEKLPFASDSFDLVTVAFGLRNMTHKDVALAEMRRVLRPGGRLLVLEFSKIWKPLAPAYDAYSFKLLPWMGQKVANDADSYRYLAESIRMHPDQDTLAEMMRGAGLERVQYFNLAAGAVALHRGYKF; translated from the coding sequence ATGAGCGACAAGACCACCCACTTCGGCTACGAAACCGTCAAGGAAGAAGAAAAGGCCAAGAAGGTCGCCGGCGTCTTCACCTCGGTCGCGCAGAAGTACGACGTGATGAACGACCTCATGTCGATGGGCATGCACCGGCTGTGGAAGAAGTTCACGATCGACATCGCCAACGTGCGGCCTGGCGAGCGCGTGCTCGACGTCGCCGGCGGCACCGCCGACCTCTCGCTGGCGTTCGCCAAGCGCGTCGGCGACAGCGGCCAGGTGTGGCTCACCGACATCAATCACGCGATGCTCTCGGTCGGCCGCGACCGCGTGCTCGACAAGGGCTTCAGCCTGCCGACCGCGCAGTGCGATGCGGAGAAGCTGCCCTTCGCCTCGGACAGTTTCGATCTGGTGACGGTGGCATTCGGCCTGCGCAACATGACGCACAAGGACGTCGCGCTGGCCGAGATGCGCCGCGTGCTGCGCCCCGGCGGTCGCCTGCTGGTGCTCGAATTCTCGAAGATCTGGAAGCCGCTCGCGCCGGCCTACGACGCCTACTCCTTCAAGCTGCTGCCGTGGATGGGCCAGAAGGTCGCCAACGACGCCGACAGCTACCGCTACCTCGCCGAATCGATCCGCATGCACCCGGACCAGGACACGCTGGCCGAGATGATGCGCGGCGCCGGCCTCGAGCGCGTGCAGTACTTCAACCTCGCCGCCGGCGCGGTGGCGCTGCACCGCGGTTACAAGTTCTGA
- a CDS encoding S9 family peptidase — MPRLSPRFILASLGAAFVASSALAQTAYSGHGAESVSAATLEQFRPKPLPADISRRIQSVLDLRAPGSGLLSPDGKHLYFSWRVSGSDQVWRLDGPDRFPLQMTGGEDRTLPLAVTPDSKWLVVSRDRKGEENPGIYLQPVAGGTLKAVQHLPKVQTRFAFVSDDSRFIYFSANDQKPDSYAIYRYEIATGAKTTVFDQPGLWDIADHASDGRLLLVKETGSQSREYSLLDRDGALKPLLGQGEQESYEAKFGHAPGELLVSTTKFSDFRRLYRWKAGKFEPLTGALKWNVEAFGTDDARRRLYYTVNEAGYSRSHALDLVSGKPLSLPWPAGADHQNIGSQTYDGRYVVLSVGTAKAPRQSLVWDWKTRKLTRWVTPSTPEEDTTRYAAAKLESYPARDGTPIPMFVRRPAQCEGADAPVCPVLVHFHGGPEAQSRPGFSPLWQMFVDAGFIVVDPNVRGSDGYGRAWLDADNGPRRLDVITDIEDASIYIRKAWAKNGVVPKVGVFGGSYGGYSTLIAMTMFAGAYDAGASAVGIANLNTFLKNTAPYRRALRISEYGDPERDHDALVKLSATSYIDRLKAPLLISQGASDPRVPVGEALQMYEAAKARGTPVELMIFADEGHGTSRRENQALEWGHILRFFQQHLLAH, encoded by the coding sequence ATGCCTCGCCTTTCCCCGCGCTTCATCCTTGCATCACTCGGCGCAGCGTTCGTCGCGTCGTCCGCCTTGGCGCAGACCGCCTACTCCGGCCACGGTGCCGAGTCGGTCAGCGCGGCGACGCTCGAACAGTTTCGCCCCAAGCCCCTGCCGGCCGATATTTCGCGCCGCATCCAGTCGGTGCTGGATCTGCGTGCGCCGGGTAGCGGCCTGCTCTCGCCCGACGGCAAGCACCTTTACTTCTCATGGCGGGTCAGTGGCAGCGACCAGGTCTGGCGGCTCGACGGCCCCGACCGCTTCCCGCTGCAGATGACTGGCGGCGAAGATCGCACGCTGCCGTTGGCGGTGACGCCGGACAGCAAATGGCTGGTCGTTTCGCGCGACCGCAAGGGTGAAGAGAACCCTGGCATCTACCTGCAGCCGGTCGCTGGCGGTACCCTCAAGGCGGTGCAGCACCTGCCCAAGGTGCAGACGCGCTTCGCCTTCGTCAGCGACGACAGCCGTTTCATCTACTTCAGCGCCAACGACCAGAAGCCCGACAGCTACGCGATCTACCGCTACGAGATCGCCACCGGCGCCAAGACCACCGTTTTCGATCAGCCCGGCCTGTGGGACATCGCCGACCATGCCAGCGACGGCCGCCTGCTGCTGGTGAAGGAAACCGGCTCCCAGTCGCGTGAATATTCGTTGCTCGACCGCGACGGTGCGCTCAAGCCGTTGCTCGGCCAGGGCGAACAGGAGAGCTACGAGGCGAAGTTCGGCCACGCGCCCGGCGAGTTGCTGGTGAGCACGACCAAGTTCAGCGACTTCCGCCGCCTCTATCGCTGGAAGGCCGGCAAGTTCGAGCCGCTCACCGGCGCGCTCAAATGGAACGTCGAGGCCTTCGGCACCGACGATGCCCGCCGCCGGCTGTACTACACCGTCAACGAAGCCGGTTACAGCCGCAGCCATGCGCTTGATCTGGTCAGCGGCAAGCCGCTCTCGCTGCCATGGCCGGCCGGTGCCGACCACCAGAACATCGGCTCGCAGACCTACGACGGCCGTTATGTGGTGCTCTCGGTCGGTACCGCCAAGGCGCCGCGCCAGAGCCTGGTGTGGGACTGGAAGACGCGCAAGCTGACGCGCTGGGTCACGCCCTCGACGCCGGAAGAAGACACCACGCGTTACGCCGCCGCGAAGCTGGAAAGCTACCCGGCGCGCGACGGCACGCCGATCCCGATGTTCGTGCGTCGCCCGGCGCAGTGCGAAGGCGCCGATGCACCCGTCTGCCCGGTGCTGGTGCACTTCCACGGCGGGCCGGAGGCGCAGTCTCGGCCAGGCTTCTCGCCGCTGTGGCAGATGTTCGTCGATGCCGGCTTCATCGTCGTCGACCCGAATGTGCGCGGGTCCGACGGGTACGGCCGCGCCTGGCTCGATGCCGACAACGGGCCCAGACGGCTCGACGTGATCACCGACATCGAGGACGCGTCGATCTACATCCGCAAGGCCTGGGCGAAGAACGGCGTGGTACCCAAGGTGGGCGTGTTCGGCGGCAGCTATGGCGGGTATTCCACGCTGATCGCGATGACCATGTTCGCCGGCGCCTACGACGCCGGCGCGTCGGCGGTGGGCATTGCCAACCTGAACACCTTCCTGAAGAACACCGCGCCCTATCGCCGCGCGCTGCGCATCTCCGAATACGGCGATCCGGAGCGCGACCACGATGCGCTGGTGAAGCTGTCGGCCACCAGCTACATCGACCGCCTCAAGGCGCCGCTGCTGATCAGCCAGGGCGCTTCCGACCCCCGCGTACCGGTGGGCGAGGCGCTGCAGATGTACGAAGCCGCAAAGGCGCGCGGCACCCCGGTCGAGCTGATGATCTTCGCCGATGAGGGTCACGGCACCTCCAGGCGCGAGAACCAGGCGCTCGAGTGGGGCCACATCCTGCGCTTCTTCCAGCAGCACCTGCTGGCGCATTGA
- a CDS encoding HD-GYP domain-containing protein, protein MPESSYHLLVVDDDMLARTVACDTLHEVGIETTECVNGFEALDVLRVRRFDAVLLDRHMPGLSGDEVCRRIRGELGEAMLPILMLTGDSASSDLASALEAGATDFIRKPFDPVELHARVRAAVEHKRITDQLDNAETMLFALARMVEAKDENTGDHCSRLAHNAVMFGRALGLSETEQHALRRGGVLHDIGKLGIPDAILMKPGKLTDDEWKVMRQHTLIGARLCSPLKSMALTVPIIRSHHERWDGSGYPEGLAGEAIPLLARVFQLVDIYDALAYARPYKAALPQVEVLRILREEGDRQWRDPALLKVFLDLVARDPASFSSAAPEAGDLGREVFDDIAVLGRGGV, encoded by the coding sequence ATGCCGGAATCCAGTTACCACCTGCTTGTCGTCGACGACGACATGCTGGCGCGCACCGTCGCCTGCGACACGCTGCACGAGGTCGGCATCGAAACCACCGAGTGCGTCAATGGTTTCGAGGCGCTCGATGTGCTGCGCGTGCGGCGCTTCGATGCCGTGCTGCTCGACCGCCACATGCCGGGCCTGTCAGGCGACGAAGTGTGTCGGCGTATCCGGGGTGAGCTGGGTGAGGCGATGCTGCCGATCCTCATGCTGACCGGCGATTCAGCGAGCAGCGATCTCGCCAGCGCGCTCGAAGCCGGCGCCACCGACTTCATCCGCAAGCCCTTCGATCCGGTCGAACTGCATGCGCGGGTGCGGGCTGCGGTCGAACACAAGCGCATCACCGACCAGCTCGACAATGCCGAAACCATGCTCTTCGCGCTTGCGCGCATGGTCGAGGCGAAAGACGAGAACACCGGCGATCACTGCAGCCGCCTCGCGCACAATGCGGTGATGTTCGGGCGCGCGCTCGGCCTCAGCGAAACCGAACAGCACGCGCTGCGTCGCGGCGGCGTGCTGCACGACATCGGCAAGCTCGGCATTCCCGATGCAATCCTGATGAAGCCGGGCAAGCTCACCGACGACGAGTGGAAGGTGATGCGCCAGCACACCCTGATCGGCGCCCGCTTGTGCTCGCCGCTCAAGTCAATGGCGCTGACGGTGCCGATCATCCGTTCGCACCACGAACGCTGGGACGGCAGCGGCTACCCGGAAGGGCTGGCCGGTGAGGCCATTCCCTTGCTGGCGCGGGTGTTCCAGCTCGTCGACATCTACGATGCGTTGGCCTATGCGCGGCCCTACAAGGCAGCGCTGCCGCAGGTCGAGGTGCTGCGCATCCTGCGCGAAGAGGGGGATCGGCAGTGGCGCGATCCGGCGCTGCTGAAGGTGTTTCTCGATCTCGTCGCGCGGGATCCGGCTTCCTTTTCTTCTGCCGCGCCGGAGGCCGGCGATCTCGGCCGCGAGGTCTTCGACGACATTGCAGTATTGGGGCGCGGCGGCGTCTGA
- a CDS encoding ubiquinone biosynthesis accessory factor UbiJ: MSETARPSIASAGFARALGHLLARNAWACERLAPFCGRRARLAFGAVAVDFVVGETGQIAACAASDDADVRLELPAEALAKLPEGPEALFRQARISGDAHFAETLGFVLRNLEWDAEEDLARVFGDPLAHRLHQGATQFAGWGRQAAQNLVENLREYAVEEARITPSRDELDAFGRDVATLRDDLARLGKRVDRLTRGPA, encoded by the coding sequence ATGAGCGAGACCGCGCGCCCGTCCATCGCCAGCGCCGGCTTTGCGCGCGCGCTGGGGCACCTGCTCGCGCGCAACGCATGGGCGTGCGAGCGCCTTGCGCCGTTCTGCGGGCGCCGCGCGCGCCTCGCCTTCGGCGCGGTGGCGGTCGATTTCGTCGTCGGCGAGACCGGGCAGATTGCCGCCTGCGCTGCGTCGGACGATGCCGACGTGCGCCTCGAACTTCCCGCGGAGGCGCTGGCGAAGCTACCCGAGGGGCCCGAGGCGCTGTTCCGGCAGGCGCGTATTTCCGGCGACGCTCATTTCGCCGAAACGCTGGGCTTCGTGCTCCGCAATCTCGAATGGGATGCCGAAGAGGACCTCGCGCGCGTCTTCGGCGACCCGCTCGCGCACCGCTTGCATCAGGGGGCAACGCAGTTCGCCGGGTGGGGCCGGCAGGCGGCGCAGAACCTGGTCGAGAACCTGCGGGAGTACGCGGTGGAAGAAGCACGCATCACGCCCTCGCGCGACGAACTTGATGCCTTCGGCCGCGACGTCGCGACCTTGCGCGATGACCTCGCGCGGCTGGGCAAGCGGGTGGATCGACTCACGCGCGGCCCTGCCTGA
- a CDS encoding bactofilin family protein has protein sequence MFGKQKKPHLIEVSKLSSLIAEDVEITGDIVFGSGLRIDGALKGNAIGKDGEAKKDKSLLVLSDKGRIEGSVRCYDAVINGTVIGDLEVEHFLELQPKAMISGSIRYHKLQMEVGAGVQGTIQQVGGDRQVDNVVELAVDKSDKADKARSA, from the coding sequence ATGTTCGGAAAACAGAAGAAACCCCACCTGATCGAGGTCAGCAAGCTCTCCAGCCTGATTGCCGAAGACGTCGAAATCACCGGCGACATCGTGTTCGGGTCCGGATTGCGTATCGATGGCGCGCTCAAGGGCAACGCCATCGGCAAGGACGGCGAGGCCAAGAAGGACAAGAGCCTGCTGGTGCTTTCCGACAAGGGGCGCATCGAAGGCAGCGTGCGCTGCTACGACGCGGTGATCAACGGCACCGTGATCGGCGATCTGGAAGTCGAGCATTTCCTCGAATTGCAGCCCAAGGCGATGATTTCCGGTTCGATCCGCTATCACAAGCTGCAGATGGAAGTCGGTGCCGGCGTGCAAGGCACGATCCAGCAGGTCGGCGGCGATCGCCAGGTCGACAACGTGGTGGAACTCGCCGTCGACAAATCCGACAAGGCTGACAAGGCGCGCAGCGCCTGA
- a CDS encoding response regulator transcription factor: protein MQAENPNGTVLVIDDDALIREMVKDALEPAWRVLEAENASLGLDMAAEAAPTLILLDVQMPGIDGFEACRRLKDDFATSDIPVLFLSGLNTLEDRIAGLEAGAEDFIAKPFDAVELNARLRGLLRHLDERKRLAASAQNAFTTAFSAMTSAGELGVVIEFMRSGYACQDYAALAGAALAALAQYGLDGAVRLRGSAGELVRTPFGEPSAMESGVLALMSGQDRIVSFGKRAAFNYPGVTLLVKNMPMEDPERVGRLRDHLAILAEAAAARVRALDAEAVLRTREQQMREVLAATRAAITSIESQRSAQRNQVVVALEAMLQGTEREFVHLGLSESQEDRVAALLRNASYEVLNIYDHADDASAGLREVARRLADDVSAG, encoded by the coding sequence ATGCAAGCGGAGAATCCGAACGGTACGGTGCTCGTCATCGATGACGACGCACTGATCCGCGAAATGGTGAAGGACGCGCTGGAACCGGCCTGGCGCGTGCTTGAGGCGGAGAACGCCAGCCTCGGCCTGGACATGGCCGCCGAAGCAGCGCCAACCCTGATCCTGCTCGATGTGCAGATGCCCGGCATCGACGGCTTTGAAGCCTGTCGTCGACTCAAGGACGATTTCGCCACGTCCGACATTCCGGTGCTCTTCCTGTCGGGCCTGAACACCCTGGAAGACCGCATTGCCGGGCTCGAAGCCGGCGCAGAGGACTTCATCGCCAAGCCCTTCGACGCGGTGGAGCTCAATGCCCGCCTGCGCGGCCTGTTGCGCCATCTTGACGAGCGCAAACGCCTTGCCGCGAGCGCGCAGAATGCCTTCACGACCGCCTTTTCGGCCATGACCAGTGCGGGCGAACTGGGCGTGGTGATCGAGTTCATGCGCAGCGGCTATGCCTGCCAAGACTATGCGGCGCTGGCTGGCGCCGCGCTTGCCGCGCTCGCGCAGTACGGCCTGGATGGTGCGGTGCGTTTGCGTGGCAGCGCCGGCGAACTGGTGCGCACGCCGTTCGGCGAGCCGTCCGCGATGGAATCGGGCGTACTGGCGCTGATGAGCGGGCAGGACCGCATCGTCAGCTTCGGCAAGCGCGCCGCCTTCAACTATCCCGGCGTCACCCTGCTGGTGAAGAACATGCCGATGGAAGACCCGGAGCGCGTCGGGCGCTTGCGCGACCATCTCGCGATCCTCGCCGAGGCGGCGGCGGCGCGTGTGCGCGCGCTCGACGCCGAGGCGGTGCTGCGTACCCGCGAGCAGCAGATGCGCGAAGTGCTCGCCGCCACCCGCGCGGCGATCACCAGCATAGAGTCGCAACGCAGCGCGCAGCGCAACCAGGTGGTGGTGGCGCTGGAAGCCATGCTGCAGGGCACCGAGCGGGAATTCGTGCACCTCGGGCTGAGCGAATCGCAGGAAGACCGCGTCGCCGCGCTGCTGCGCAACGCCAGCTACGAAGTGCTCAATATCTACGACCATGCGGACGATGCCAGCGCCGGCCTGCGCGAGGTGGCACGCCGGCTTGCGGACGACGTCAGCGCCGGGTAA
- a CDS encoding Tim44 domain-containing protein, which translates to MKRLMIAVFAIFIGSAMVVADAEAKRLGGSRSIGMQRTPAAAPARPATPPQAAPQPAPASAAKPGMTPPAAQPSGWRKWAGPLAGLAAGIGLAALLSHFGVGADFAGILLAMLAAGVVFMLIRRFMAGKASQSTQSMQYAGAGAPYNAQSDRPTVTAIGGGVAPQAAEAVANTLPAGFDAEGFARNAKVQFVRLQAANDAGNLEDIREFTTPEMFAEFKLDIDERRGAANQTDVIQLDADVLEVVEEGSRYIASVRFHGLLREAKDAPPAGFNEVWHLTKPVAGNGGWVLAGIQQVA; encoded by the coding sequence ATGAAACGTCTGATGATCGCGGTGTTTGCAATCTTCATCGGTAGCGCGATGGTTGTGGCGGACGCCGAGGCCAAGCGCCTGGGCGGCAGCCGTTCGATCGGCATGCAGCGCACCCCTGCCGCCGCACCGGCCCGCCCGGCGACCCCGCCGCAAGCGGCGCCGCAACCTGCGCCGGCGTCGGCCGCCAAGCCGGGCATGACGCCGCCGGCCGCGCAGCCTTCCGGCTGGCGCAAGTGGGCCGGCCCGCTCGCCGGCCTGGCTGCCGGTATCGGCCTCGCGGCCCTGCTGTCGCACTTCGGTGTGGGCGCTGACTTTGCTGGCATCCTGCTGGCGATGCTTGCCGCCGGCGTGGTCTTCATGCTGATCCGTCGTTTCATGGCGGGCAAGGCGTCGCAATCGACACAGTCGATGCAGTACGCAGGCGCCGGTGCGCCGTATAACGCGCAATCCGACCGCCCGACGGTCACGGCCATCGGTGGGGGCGTTGCACCGCAGGCGGCTGAAGCCGTCGCCAACACGCTGCCGGCCGGTTTCGATGCCGAAGGCTTCGCGCGCAATGCCAAGGTGCAGTTCGTGCGGCTGCAGGCCGCCAACGATGCCGGCAACCTCGAAGACATCCGCGAATTCACGACGCCGGAAATGTTCGCCGAGTTCAAGCTGGACATCGATGAGCGCCGTGGCGCCGCAAACCAGACCGACGTGATCCAGCTCGACGCCGACGTACTCGAAGTGGTCGAGGAAGGCAGCCGTTACATTGCGAGCGTGCGCTTCCACGGCCTGCTGCGCGAGGCCAAGGACGCACCGCCGGCCGGATTCAACGAGGTCTGGCACCTCACCAAGCCGGTTGCCGGCAACGGTGGCTGGGTGCTCGCCGGCATCCAGCAGGTGGCCTGA
- a CDS encoding M23 family metallopeptidase: MAFVMLSTGGLTAAGVRTLSTRTLLLGGIVFALTLLLTGAAFGYLLAGGSPAALPKIPLLRQNPYTVEQLGAIAGRVFRLENEAAHLGRKIGVLEDYEHKAKGKGGSGGPMLPPRVITSRDPMAELEAALARVENQLSEVGQVTAQRNLGLMTFPSRRPIEGVEIGSTFGNRVDPITRRLAFHAGLDFTADPGTSIHAAAGGVVAFAGWNSDFGWVVELDHGNGLMTRYAHASKLLVKTGQVIEPGQEISRVGSTGRSTGPHLHFEVIRDGEYVDPRDYLAGL; encoded by the coding sequence ATGGCGTTTGTCATGCTATCCACCGGCGGACTGACCGCCGCTGGGGTGCGTACGCTTTCGACCCGCACCCTGCTGCTGGGCGGCATCGTGTTTGCGCTGACCCTGCTGCTCACCGGGGCAGCGTTCGGCTACCTGCTTGCGGGCGGCTCGCCGGCCGCCTTGCCGAAGATCCCGCTGCTGCGCCAGAACCCCTACACCGTCGAACAGCTTGGCGCGATCGCCGGGCGCGTGTTCAGGCTCGAAAACGAAGCGGCCCATCTGGGTCGCAAGATCGGCGTGCTGGAAGACTACGAACACAAGGCCAAGGGCAAGGGCGGCAGCGGTGGCCCGATGCTGCCGCCGCGCGTGATCACCAGCCGCGATCCGATGGCAGAACTCGAAGCCGCGTTGGCGCGTGTCGAGAACCAGCTGTCAGAAGTCGGCCAGGTCACTGCACAGCGCAACCTGGGCCTGATGACCTTTCCGAGTCGCCGACCGATCGAGGGCGTGGAGATCGGCTCGACTTTCGGCAACCGCGTCGACCCCATTACGCGACGGCTGGCCTTTCACGCCGGGCTCGACTTCACCGCCGACCCGGGCACCTCGATCCACGCGGCTGCCGGCGGCGTCGTCGCCTTCGCGGGCTGGAATTCGGACTTCGGCTGGGTGGTCGAACTCGATCACGGCAACGGCCTGATGACGCGCTACGCCCACGCCTCGAAGCTGCTGGTCAAGACCGGGCAGGTGATCGAGCCGGGGCAGGAGATTTCACGGGTTGGCTCGACGGGCCGCTCCACCGGACCGCATCTGCATTTCGAAGTGATCCGCGACGGCGAGTATGTCGATCCGCGCGATTACCTCGCCGGGCTCTGA